The following nucleotide sequence is from Petrotoga olearia DSM 13574.
AACAAATGATGAAAAAAAAGCCGAACATCTTAAGTTTTTAGTCAATCAGGCAAAAGATAATAACACAGATCATTATTTTCATCCGGAAATAGGATTTAATTACAGGATGACAAACTTAGAAGCCAGCTTAGGCTTAGCTCAATTTGAAAGGCTTCCAGGCTTTCTAAACAAAAAAAGGAAGTTTGCTGAAATATACAAGCAAGGCTTTGAAAACAACGAAAAAATAACTTTTCAAAAGTCTTATGAAGGTGCTATAAGCTCATATTGGTTACCTTCAATAAAAGTTGAATCCCATAAAACCATACCAGAAATTCAAAAGGAATTGAAAGAAAAGGGAATACCAACGCGAAGAATTTTCCCCCCAATCGTAGAATTCCCGCCATATAAAGAATATAAGAAAGAAGAGTACAAAAATGCATATGAAATATATAAAAAAGGACTAAATTTACCAGGTTCAACGATGAATGATGAAGAACAAATTGAATATATAGTAGAGGTTTTAAACAATGTCTAATAGTATTGTGCTAGTTGGTGGAGGTGGCCATTGTAAAGTAGTACTTGATGTAATTAAAGAAAATAATTATTACGATGAAATCTTTATAAGTGATTTAAAAGAAAATATTGGTAAAGAGATATTAGATATTAGAATAAAATATGTGGACGAGCAACTAGCAGATTTGTACAATAAAGGAATTAACTTTGCATTTGTTTCAATGGGGAAGATAAATATTAATGACCAGAGAATGAAATTATACAAAAAAATCAAAAATATCGGTTTTAAAATTCCAACAATAATTTCAAAGTCTTCCAACGTTTCTATTTATACAGTAATAAGTGGGGGAACATTTATTGGGAAAAACGCCATTGTTAATCCGGGAGTTAAAATTGGCGAAAACTGTATTATTAACACAGGTGCAATTGTAGAACATGACTGTATAATTGGGGATAATGTGCACATAGGGCCAGGTGCAGTTTTGAGTGGGGGAGTAAAAATTGGAGAAAATTCATTTATTGGAACAGGGGTTACAATAATACAAAATACAAATATTGTAGGGAATACTTTAATCGGAGCAGGAGCGGTGGTAATAAAAAATATAGCAAGGTCAGGAGTATATGTTGGGAATCCGGCTAAAGAAATAAGGAAGGAATAAAACACATGAAAAAAATATGTTTTTTTACAGGAACTCGAGCTGAGTATGGACTATTATATCCTTTAATGAAATTAATAAAAGAAAAAAATGAGTACGAACTTCAAATAATTGCATCTGGAATGCATCTTTCACCCGAATTTGGATTAACTTATAAAGAAATAGAAAAAGATGGCTTTAAAATAAATGAAAAAATAGAGATACTTATGTCAAGCGATTCAGACATAGGAATTAATAAAGCAATAGGTCTTGGTTTAATAAGTTTTTCTGAGACGTTAAAACGTTTAGATCCTGATATATTAATCATACTTGGAGATAGATTTGAAGCACTTTCAATGGCTATCTCTTCTTATATAATGAAAATACCTATTGCTCACATTCATGGAGGAGAAAGAACTGAAGGAGCTATCGATGAAGGGATTAGACATTCTATTACAAAAATGAGCTATTTGCATTTTACCTCTACGGCAGAATATAGGAAAAGGGTTATTCAATTGGGGGAAATTCCTGAAAGGGTTTTTAATGTAGGGGCAATTGGATTAGACAATATTAAAAATTTAAAATTATTATCTAAAGAACAAATAGAAGAAACGCTTAATTTTAAATTTGGCGATAAAAATATTTTGTTTACTTATCATCCCACCACATTAAACACCGATCAGTTGGAAGAAGAAATAGAAGAAATTATGAAAGCGTTAGAAAAATTAATTAAAATAGGATACAAAATTATAATAACAAAAAGTAATGCAGATGAAGGTGGAAGATTTATAAATCAATTTATTGATAAATTTTCTGTAAAGCAAAAAGATAAAGTATTTGTATCTACGAATTTTGGAACGTTAAAATATCTGTCTATTATGCGTTATGTAGATTTCATTTTGGGAAATTCTTCAAGTGGAATTGTAGAAGCTCCATCGTTAAAAGTTCCAACAATAAATATCGGAGAAAGACAAAAAGGTAGAGTTATAGGAAATAGTATAATAGACGTGAAACCATTGGAAGAAGAAATACTCAAAGCGGTAAGTATCGCTCAAAATATGGATAGAAAAAAAATCAATAATCCGTATGACCAAGGTGGGGCAACTCAGAAAATTTATGATATTTTAAAAGATTATCTTGAAAATAATAAAATAAATATAAAAAAAGAATTTTATGATATAAAATTTTCTATATGAAAGGAGAATTCCTATGCTAAAAAGAGGAGTTTTTATTATTGCAGAGGCTGGAGTAAATCACAATGGCGATATAAACTTAGCATATAAACTAATCGATGAAGCAAAAGAAGCTGGGGCAGATGCGGTTAAATTCCAAACATTTAAAGCGGAAAAAGTCCTTTCCAAATATACAAAAATGGCTGATTATCAAAAAAAGAATTTAGGAAAAGAAGTGTCACAAATTGATATGGTAAAAAGTCTGGAATTATCATACAATGATTTTGAAAAATTGAAAAATTATTCCGATGAGAAAGACATAATTTTTTTGTCTTCGCCTTTTGATGAAGAAAGCGTGGATTTTTTGGACAAATTAGTACCATATTACAAAATCCCTTCAGGGGAAATTGTGAATTATCCGTATCTAAAGCATATTGCAAGTAAAAATAAACCAATAATAATGTCCGCGGGAATGGCCAACTTGTCGAATGTAGAAAAGGCTTTAGATACAATATATTCAGTGAATAACACCGTAGAAATTTATTTACTTCATTGCACCACTAATTATCCCTGTCCATATGATGAAGTTAATCTAAAAGCTATGTTGACGTTAAAAGACGCTTTTAAGCTCCCTGTAGGATACTCTGATCATACACTTGGAATAGAAGTACCTATAGCAGCAGTTGCTTTAGGAGCTCAAGTAATAGAAAAACATTTCACTTTAGATAAAAACATGCCAGGACCTGATCATAAAGCTTCTTTAAATCCCGCCGAATTAAAAAGCATGGTAAAAGCAATTAGAAATATTGAAATTGCCTTAGGAACTGGAATAAAAAAACCCAATAAAAGTGAAGAAGAAATAGAAAACGTTGTTAGAAAAAAATTAGTAGCTTCAAGAGATATAGAAGCTGGAAAAATCATATCAGAAAAAGATATTGCTATAAAAAGATCTAATGAAGGACTAGTCCCAGAGTTTTTAGACATTATAGTTGGTAAGAAAATAATCAAAGAAATAAAAGAAGATGAAGGTTATACTTGGCAACATTTTATGGAGGAATAACTCGTGTATAATAATAAAAGTTTTTTAGCTATAATTCCTGCAAGGGGTGGATCAAAAGGAATAAAAGATAAGAATATAATTAATCTAAAAGGTAAACCATTAATAGCTTATACTATAGATGCGGCAAAAGAATCTCAGGTATTTGATGAAATTATAGTTTCAACGGATTCTTTAAAAATTGCTGAAATATCAAAAAGTTTTGGTGCCAAAGTCCCTTTTCTGAGACCAGAGAAATTGGCCAGTGATAATGCTAAAACTGTAGACGTCATTATTCATGCCTTGAATTATTACGTAAATAAAAACATAGAATTTGATTATTTTATGTTATTACAGCCAACATCGCCTTTAAGAAATTCCAAAGACATTAAAAATGCTGTTAATTTATTGTTTGAAAAAAATGCTAATTCAGTAGTTAGCGTTTGTGAGACTGAACATTCACCATTATGGAGTAATACACTTCCAGATGATTTGTCACTTGCAAATTTCATCAAACAAGAAGTAAAAAATATACCAAGACAGGAATTGCCAAAGTATTACAGAATAAATGGAGCTATATATATTTCAAATGTTGATTTTTTCATTAGAGAGAAAGATTTTTATGGAGAAAAAAGTTATGCATATATAATGCCACCTGAGAGATCTATAGATATTGACAACTTGGTCGATTTGAAATTAGTAGAGATATTGTTAGGAGGCGTCTATGAAGATAAAAGAGATCAATGATTTTACTTTGATAAGTAAAGATGCAACTATGGATCATATAATTGAGAATTTGAACAAATCAACTTATAAAATACTTTTTGTTTCTGAAAACAACAAAATCCTTGGCACCCTTACTGATGGAGATATTAGAAGATATATTTATGATAAAAAAAACAACTTATCTAAGTTAAAAGCTAAAGACATGATGAATTCAAAATTTAAATATATATATGAAGATGAATATGAAAAGCTATCCTATAACGATCTTCTAAAATACAATGTTGAGTACTTGCCAGTTTTAAACAAGAACATGGAGATTATTAAGGTAATAAGAATCCCCATAAATTTTCAAGAAATATCAAAACTAAAAACAAAAGTCTTGATAATGGCTGGGGGGAAAGGTACAAGGCTTTATCCTTTAACTAAAGTTGTTCCTAAGCCTTTGGTACCTTTTAGAGATAAAACAATAATAGAACAAATAATGGAGCAATTCATTAATTCAGGATTCGATGAATTTATTTTAAGTGTGAATTACAAAAAAGAACTTATTAAAAATTATTTTATGGACTTAAAGTATGACATTAAATATATTGAAGAAAAAGATTTTCTTGGAACAGCGGGGAGCATATCTTATCTAAGGTTTTACGATATAACAAAACCTTTTTTTGTTGCAAATTGTGATGTTTTATTGAATATAGATTTTTCCGAAGTCCTTGAATATCATTTAAAGGAAAATGCTGATATTACCATTGTTTCTTCAAAAGAAAATATCGATGTTGCTTACGGAGTAATAAGATTTGACGAAAAGAACAATTTTTTGCAAATAGATGAAAAGCCTAACTACGAATTTTTTGTAAATACAGGTATATACGTTCTAAATCCAGAAATAATAGAGCTGATTGAGTTAGAAGAAAAGATAGATATGCCTGAATTATTAAAAAGGGCAAGGGCTGCCAATAAAACCATAAAAGTTTATCAATCAAAATCAAAAATGACCGACATTGGTCAATGGGAATATTATAAAAAATTTTTGTAGTTGAAACAGTACAATAGTTTGCGAATTAAAAGTTCGTTTTTAAAACTGAGCAAAATTATGGGAAATTTAGTTTTTTCACTTTTTAACACGTTAAAAATATAGAAATCTTTCAGGAAAAAGAAAGTAATATGAAGAAGGTAGAAAATGATAGATTCAATTAAAAAGATAATGAACAATAGGGTAGTTAAAGCTGGTAGTTGGTATACTTTTACTAATTTTTTTACAAAAGGTGTCGCTTTTCTAACTATCCCTATCTTCACAAGATTATTAACCCCAGCCGATTATGGTGTTACTTCATTGTATACCTCATGGTTATCGATCCTAACTGTAATTATAAGTTTAGACTTAATGGGGAGTATAGGAAGAGGAAAGTTTGATTTTAAAGAAGATTACGATGGTTTCGCCTCATCTGTTGCTTTTTTAGGTTTTTTGAGTTTTTTAATATTTTCAATCATTTTAGTTATATTTAGAAATGCATTTAGTGCTTTCATGGGGTTAGACCTTCCATTGTTTTATATTTTAATTTTCCATTCTTTTTTTGATTTTATTCTGAATTTTACAAATGCAAAATTTAGATTTGAATATAAATATAAGATAGTGTCTATGGTTACAATTTTGACTTCTTTAGTGGGAGTAGCATTATCAATCTATTTCATTTTAAATATTTTTGAAGCAAACAGAGCTCTTGGAAAAATAAGTGGTCAATTTCTTCCTATAAGTATTATAGGTTCTTTTTATTTTATCTTTTTATTATCAAAAGGGAAAAAATTTATTAATTTAAGGTATTGGAAATATGCCTTATTATTGTCAATACCTTTAATACCTCATAATTTATCAGGAATAATCAATGCACAGTTCGACAGAATAATTATTGACAAATTTTTAGGTAGCACTCCCACAGGAATTTATAGTTTTGCCTATAATGTAGGGATGATTGTCACCGTCATATTAGTAGCGGGTAATACTGCATGGATTCCTTGGTTTTATGAAAAAATGGAAAACAAGGAATATTTAAAGATAAAAAAAAGAGGTAATTTGTATCGAGACCTTTTCACCATGGCTTATGGAGCCATTTTGATGTTTAGCCCAGAACTAATAAAAATAATGGCTGATGAAAGTTATTGGGAAGGTCTTATAATAATTCCTTATGTTTTTGGAGCGTATTATTTCCAATTTTTATACACCTTTGAAGCGAATGTAGAATTTTTTCTTAAAAAACCCGCATTAATTTCAATTGGGACGATACTTTCTGCTGTGATAAATGTAGTTTTGAATATTTGGCTAATTCCTATTTTTGGGTATATTGCCGCTGCAGTTACTACTTTAATATCTTATATTTTTTTATTTATTTTCCATTATCTTATGACCAACAAGATTATCAAGAAAACTGTTTATGGAATAAGGTTCCATTTGATATCAATTCTTTATGTTACAATAATTACTTTATATTTCGTGCTTTTTCAGTCGATGCTTTTACCACGATTGATAGGTCTTCTAGGAATATTAGGTTACTTTTATTTTTCTTCGTTCAGAAAATATTTGAAAGATTAAAATACTTAAGTCCGGTGTTATATCTAGCATAATACTGCTTTTTCAACCAAATTATGACTTAATTACCCCCCTTGCGTAATATAATCATTGAAAAATCATTTGCTAACTTCGAAGCACAAAATTAAGAGTTAGATTGGGAATCACAGATAAAGTTTGAAGAACGGATAAAAAGAACGGTATCTTTTGGAAAGAGCTTTCTTTCGTTCTTTTTGGGGATTATACTCATTTTCTTCCGATTTTTCTGTTGGGGGTTACTATATTAATTGGTGTTTTAGAGAGATTTTCTACATTGGCTGTTCGTATGAAAAAAAGAGGTATTGCGTTTTCTACGTTGAGGGTAATAAGGGGTTTACTACGTTTTGGACTCCCGTTTCTTACGAGAGTTATGAAAAAGAGCCCGAGAGTAAGGGGATTTTTGAGAAGGCTTCTGTGTTTATTGCTGCTGCGATGTTTGTGTTTGGATTGCTGTTAGTTGTCTTTAAAGATGTGATATTTTTGCTTTTAGAAAGCTCTTATAGGGAGGCTGCTGGGATCAGCTCTTTTTTGATTTTGATGCCTATTATGTATACTGTTTCTGAAACAACGGTTGTGGGTATCAATTTTAAGAAAAAGACATATTGGCATATGTTGATAGCAAGTGTGGCAGCAGGGGTTAACGTGTTTGGGAATTTGATGCTTGTTCCTGTGTATGGTGCAAAAGGTGCAGCATTTTCTACAGGGGTGTCGTATATAGTTTTCTTTTGTATGAGGACGTTTATATCTAAGAGATTGTTCCCTGTTAATTATCATTTGGCTAAATTTTTTATCAGTACCTTTGTTTTTGTGATCGTTGC
It contains:
- a CDS encoding cytidylyltransferase domain-containing protein — translated: MYNNKSFLAIIPARGGSKGIKDKNIINLKGKPLIAYTIDAAKESQVFDEIIVSTDSLKIAEISKSFGAKVPFLRPEKLASDNAKTVDVIIHALNYYVNKNIEFDYFMLLQPTSPLRNSKDIKNAVNLLFEKNANSVVSVCETEHSPLWSNTLPDDLSLANFIKQEVKNIPRQELPKYYRINGAIYISNVDFFIREKDFYGEKSYAYIMPPERSIDIDNLVDLKLVEILLGGVYEDKRDQ
- a CDS encoding sugar phosphate nucleotidyltransferase, which translates into the protein MKIKEINDFTLISKDATMDHIIENLNKSTYKILFVSENNKILGTLTDGDIRRYIYDKKNNLSKLKAKDMMNSKFKYIYEDEYEKLSYNDLLKYNVEYLPVLNKNMEIIKVIRIPINFQEISKLKTKVLIMAGGKGTRLYPLTKVVPKPLVPFRDKTIIEQIMEQFINSGFDEFILSVNYKKELIKNYFMDLKYDIKYIEEKDFLGTAGSISYLRFYDITKPFFVANCDVLLNIDFSEVLEYHLKENADITIVSSKENIDVAYGVIRFDEKNNFLQIDEKPNYEFFVNTGIYVLNPEIIELIELEEKIDMPELLKRARAANKTIKVYQSKSKMTDIGQWEYYKKFL
- a CDS encoding polysaccharide biosynthesis C-terminal domain-containing protein, which encodes MFIAAAMFVFGLLLVVFKDVIFLLLESSYREAAGISSFLILMPIMYTVSETTVVGINFKKKTYWHMLIASVAAGVNVFGNLMLVPVYGAKGAAFSTGVSYIVFFCMRTFISKRLFPVNYHLAKFFISTFVFVIVAFINTFVPNMVYQVVSAVLGLIVVMFVYRDQVKYVFDLGIDLMREVKERVASR
- the neuC gene encoding UDP-N-acetylglucosamine 2-epimerase, with amino-acid sequence MKKICFFTGTRAEYGLLYPLMKLIKEKNEYELQIIASGMHLSPEFGLTYKEIEKDGFKINEKIEILMSSDSDIGINKAIGLGLISFSETLKRLDPDILIILGDRFEALSMAISSYIMKIPIAHIHGGERTEGAIDEGIRHSITKMSYLHFTSTAEYRKRVIQLGEIPERVFNVGAIGLDNIKNLKLLSKEQIEETLNFKFGDKNILFTYHPTTLNTDQLEEEIEEIMKALEKLIKIGYKIIITKSNADEGGRFINQFIDKFSVKQKDKVFVSTNFGTLKYLSIMRYVDFILGNSSSGIVEAPSLKVPTINIGERQKGRVIGNSIIDVKPLEEEILKAVSIAQNMDRKKINNPYDQGGATQKIYDILKDYLENNKINIKKEFYDIKFSI
- a CDS encoding acetyltransferase, which encodes MSNSIVLVGGGGHCKVVLDVIKENNYYDEIFISDLKENIGKEILDIRIKYVDEQLADLYNKGINFAFVSMGKININDQRMKLYKKIKNIGFKIPTIISKSSNVSIYTVISGGTFIGKNAIVNPGVKIGENCIINTGAIVEHDCIIGDNVHIGPGAVLSGGVKIGENSFIGTGVTIIQNTNIVGNTLIGAGAVVIKNIARSGVYVGNPAKEIRKE
- the neuB gene encoding N-acetylneuraminate synthase; amino-acid sequence: MLKRGVFIIAEAGVNHNGDINLAYKLIDEAKEAGADAVKFQTFKAEKVLSKYTKMADYQKKNLGKEVSQIDMVKSLELSYNDFEKLKNYSDEKDIIFLSSPFDEESVDFLDKLVPYYKIPSGEIVNYPYLKHIASKNKPIIMSAGMANLSNVEKALDTIYSVNNTVEIYLLHCTTNYPCPYDEVNLKAMLTLKDAFKLPVGYSDHTLGIEVPIAAVALGAQVIEKHFTLDKNMPGPDHKASLNPAELKSMVKAIRNIEIALGTGIKKPNKSEEEIENVVRKKLVASRDIEAGKIISEKDIAIKRSNEGLVPEFLDIIVGKKIIKEIKEDEGYTWQHFMEE
- a CDS encoding lipopolysaccharide biosynthesis protein, whose product is MIDSIKKIMNNRVVKAGSWYTFTNFFTKGVAFLTIPIFTRLLTPADYGVTSLYTSWLSILTVIISLDLMGSIGRGKFDFKEDYDGFASSVAFLGFLSFLIFSIILVIFRNAFSAFMGLDLPLFYILIFHSFFDFILNFTNAKFRFEYKYKIVSMVTILTSLVGVALSIYFILNIFEANRALGKISGQFLPISIIGSFYFIFLLSKGKKFINLRYWKYALLLSIPLIPHNLSGIINAQFDRIIIDKFLGSTPTGIYSFAYNVGMIVTVILVAGNTAWIPWFYEKMENKEYLKIKKRGNLYRDLFTMAYGAILMFSPELIKIMADESYWEGLIIIPYVFGAYYFQFLYTFEANVEFFLKKPALISIGTILSAVINVVLNIWLIPIFGYIAAAVTTLISYIFLFIFHYLMTNKIIKKTVYGIRFHLISILYVTIITLYFVLFQSMLLPRLIGLLGILGYFYFSSFRKYLKD